A stretch of DNA from Anopheles ziemanni chromosome 3, idAnoZiCoDA_A2_x.2, whole genome shotgun sequence:
CCGGTTACCTCATCCCGTCCTACCAGAGTTCTGGCACGGACGAGCAGTACGAAGGTGCCACCGTTATCGAACCGAAGCGTGGCTACTACGCAAATCCGATCTCGACGCTCGATTTCGCCTCGCTGTACCCAAGTATCATGATGGCACACAATCTTTGCTACACGACCCTTGTCCAGCCGAACATGAAGGACCGGCTAGGGCTTGACCCCGATCAGCTCACCCATACGCCCGCGAACAACGTGTTCGTGAAGGCATCGGTTCGGAAGGGTATACTGCCGGAAATTCTCGAGTCTCTGCTGGCCGCCCGTAAGCGTGCCAAGGCCGATCTCAAGGTCGAAACAGACCCATTTAAGCGCTCCGTCCTCGACGGCCGACAGCTGGCGCTGAAGATTTCCGCCAACTCGGTGTACGGGTTTACCGGAGCGCAGGTGGGAAAGTTGCCCTGCCTGGAGATTTCCGGCTCCGTTACGGCGTACGGGCGGACGATGATCGAGTACACGAAACAGGAGGTCGAGCAGCGGTACACGGTGGAGAATGGATACGAGAACGATGCGGTCGTCATATACGGCGATACCGATTCGGTGATGGTAAACTTTGGAGTGAAAACGCTCGAGCGAAGCATGGAGCTCGGGAAGGAGGCTGCCGATTACGTGAGTGCGAAGTTCGTCAAACCGATCAAGCTCGAGTTCGAGAAGGTTTACTATCCGTACCTGCTGATCAACAAGAAGCGCTACGCTGGGCTTTACTTTACGCGCCCCGACAAGTACGACAAGATGGACTGCAAGGGTATCGAGACGGTGCGGCGTGACAATTCTCCGCTGGTGGCGAACCTAATGAACAACTGCCTACAGAAGCTGCTAATCGAGCGCAATCCGGATGGTGCGATCGAGTACGCGAAGCAAACGATCGCCGATCTGCTGTGCAATCGGATCGATATTTCGCAGCTGGTAATCACGAAGGAGCTGGCCAAGAGTGACTATGCGGCCAAACAGGCGCACGTCGAGCTGGCGAACAAGATGAAAAAGCGTGACCCGGGTAACGCACCGAAGCTGGGCGATCGCGTTCCGTACGTGCTGATAGCGGCGGCGAAAAACACACCCGCCTACATGAAGGCGGAAGATCCGATCTACGTACTGGAGAACTGCATCCCGATCGATGCCAACTACTACCTGGACAACCAACTGTCCAAGCCGCTGCTGCGTATCTTCGAGCCGATCTTGGGTGATAAGGCGGAATCGATCCTGCTGCGAGGTGATCACACACGCACCCGTGCCGTTGTCACATCGAAGGTTGGCGCGCTGGCCGCGTTCACCAAAAAGAGGGACGCGTGTCTCGGATGCAAAGCGCTGCTCCCAGTCGGACAGGAGGGCCGGGCGCTCTGTCAGCACTGTGGCCCAAACGAAGCCACGCTCTACCAGGCTGAGCTGAGTGCCCAGCGTTCGCTCGAGGATCGATTCTGTCGGCTCTGGACGGAGTGCCAAAGGTGTCAGGGATCGCTGCACGAGGAGGTCATCTGCACCAGTCGTGATTGTCCCATTTTTTACATGCGCACCAAGATCAAGATGGAGCTGGAAACGCAGGAGAAACGAGTGTCACGCTTCGGGGTGCCAACGTGGTAAACGTTTGGTGGCAGTAACAGATCAGATATCTGtagcttactttttttttttctaacaacAGCTGAGAGAATAGCTCGTTAACGAGCAACATCAGTCTAGGTCGAATTGAAGAATCTTTAACCAGAATTACATAGGCAGTAACATATAACACAAATCCACCATAATTACAGTTGAACTTAATTCGTTTGTATAATAGTTTTTAATGGTACataatattcttttttttttcaatataaaattaatgtttttcaaTCCAACACAAATGTGTGTGGTTTTCATGACGCTTGCATTGCTCCAACGCACTCCCATCTAACCCCTATAAGCGGGAggagaaaacgaacgaaactgTGACCGAACAAAGGGATAAGGGCGGCGTGCGAAGGAAAACTAATTAAACTAGGGTATTTGCTTGTTTGTCCTTTCTTTCGTCAGCACTTCCACccatttaaattatttgggaaattggaggaaaaaaggtcAAAATGGTTGGCATGTTAAAGCGGATGAGAGCGGAAACCAAATTTTCCCGTTATACACCGTGTTATTATGTTGCATTGGCGTCACATCGGACAGCTAAAGCAGCGATAATGATAAATTTGAGTGACACGCATTTTCGCATTGTAAACGTATCGAGTAAAGTACTCCATGCTAAGTTTTAAAGGTCCCGCGGTCCTACGGCAGTACCAGCAACACTCTCGAGAAGATCGAAAAACGGCTGGGCTTCGCGGTTGGGACTTTGTCGtcgtagtcgtcgtcgtcgtcgctaaagtagatgaaccccGTCATGGGGAACGATGAATGGAACTGCAGAGGGAAGAGCGGACAGGGCGAACTGCGGCGTATGACTGCGGGCAGCAGCTACTTTCGCGCCTGTAACGCATTCGAGAGCCAGTCCATGGCCTGATCGAGGCCCTCTCCTTTGGTGGCggatgttttaaatatttggaaCGTTCGGTTTTTAAGCGCCTCCAGCCCGAGCGCCTGATGCACCTCCGCCACACTCATGCATCCCTCCATGTCCTGCTTGTTGGCCAGCACGACCAGTATAGCTCCGGCCAGCTCGTCTTCCTACGGAAGGAACGATATGAAACGTGTTCTCGCGCATTACGTCTACGCTCTTTGTGTAGGTGAATTTTTTCCTTACCCTTAGCATGTAAAGCAGTTCATCTTTCGATATGCCTATCCTATCCTTGTCTGCAGAATCTACTACGTATATGATAGCATCTGTATTGCTGTAATAGCAACGCCAATATGGTCTGTAAGAAGAATTAAAAGAATTTATAGGTGCTGTAAGATCGAGAACCCGCTAACAAACACCTACCGTATGCTGGTCTGGCCACCCAAGTCCCACACTTGGAATTTAAGATTTTTGTATGTCACCTGTTCCACGTTGAAGCCTATCGTTGGTATCGTGGTAACCACCTCTCCCACCTGCAATCGATACAGTATTGTCGTCTTACCGGCGCCATCTAGACCGAGGATAAGTATTCGCATCTCCCGACTACCTAGTAGGCCACGAAAGTAACTGAACAGTCCACCTGTAAAGCATAAAGGGAGcagatatttttttcaatcgatATGGAGAAATATTATCACCGAGAAGAAATCGGCTAGCGCCTCCACCCTTCTCTACCTACCCATGTTTTCTTGAAACTTTCTGTGTTTTTGTGCAGTCACGAACGGTGTCAACAATGACCGTATATGCGGGAACGGGAATGGATTGTGGCTGGCTAGAGTGTGGCAAACGGGTTATCTCCACTCGGACACAGCTAACTGGCGCCGGTAATGATAAAGTTTCAATCGAAATCCCGTAAAATGCCCTTCCCCAAGGGAATCACTTCACAGCACCAACAATACGGTTTTACAGTCGGACGAGTCAGACAATTTTTTGCAGTCCAACATTTGACATCTTGTTCGTGTTTGACGTGTCGTCGTGACTTTTCACAACCGCCCATGCAACAAAAATCGAACATTTCGAACAACCATTTTCGAATAGTACACGAGGCTTATACATGACCGCAGGTTcacacggcgctgcgacaaTCCTGCGATCGGGAGtttctgcgacacttttgacataCGAAATGGCCGACCTAGGCTAttttttgattactttgacacttcAGTGATCGCAGAAACCCCGGTCGCAGGAAAGTTGCAGCGCTGTGTAGACCTGCGGTGACGGTATTTATGACCACGATTATTCGCCCTTTATACCATTATTAgacgggggtccgcgacagccgagcggtagcgccggttagaaaatcggcccatgagcgccggggctcaccacctcgacggcgtgggttcgaatcccaaccgagaccaaACCCtaccctgtacgagaggactgactatccacgtacaacagggaaacaagtctcgtaagcccttaacgggcaggtatgaccaagaggtcgttacaccaagaaaaagaagaacccTTATTAGAAAAGGAATATTTCTGTCCGTCGATTTTGGAAGATAGTGTCAGATGGCCATTGACAGCAAtattccgattttctttcggttacccggttgacaacccggttgacaaaaaatcaaagtttttgcagctgtcatgtagtaccagcaagtttttccatggcagattgctgggactcttgctggaactacatagtaccagcaacaatgtcaatttctatCAACCGGGtagtatttttatgtcaaagtggctatttgtttactttttgctctgttgtttgcaacagattttgttcgttactctAGGTTtaacaatacgctaaattcaaacatgaaaatgatcaattaACTGCAAAACACATGttgtggaactttgcgttattacacgagcggatAGTATTTTCATGTCAAAAGCCAATTTTAGCAGAAAAATACTGGGCAAAGATGTCAGAAAAAGCCCTCGTCTCATAAGGGTATTATTATGTGCCAACGGGAATTGTAATGTTTTAGGTTAGGTTAAATTGGATAGAAAAGTATGGCCTCATCACACTGGTCACTTGGTGGTGCCTTTTCAAAGCCACTGAACTGTCAAACTCGGGACACGTTGGTCCAatgacttttatttttcatcgtttGAGTGATGATTTGTTGAAACATGACATTTGTAGGGTTCCACAGAACCCACACCTCTCTTTGCAATGTTCCAGCGCAGAATTGCATACCTCCGGGAATTttatgcaacatcccattatTTGATAGCAAACTTGCAGAGCAAGCATGTACTGCGCCAGTACCTTACTCCCCAAGTCTGTCATTCATAGAATCGAAACCGTGTACATATTGTGTACACTGGATATGTACTCGTATTCGTTTCTTGTGTCGAAAATTAATCAGCTGCAGCACGGATTGGCAAACTCACAATGGGATGAAGCGTTGCatcggtaaaatcccaaatgaagcccccccagccgaaatcgctgtcgtggctacaccatttgtgagcagatgtaccttaaaggtatgcaattggtgaaacaaatgtcgttgtgtgaaccgttcgAATTGAaatctcgttaaattaaagatgattattatactggaaaggatgtacaacataaactccctcatgcatAACTTGCATGAgtgtatgaaaattcggctacgccatcaatctaggggtgcggtatgaggggggcccacgggccccccttatttcacaaatttataacaaactccctttttcggtagacctagcgcagtccgctcgctacgctcgctgcgggcgcgccgccgtttcatacTCATTTTTGTTGAACTTTGAACGAAATACACCAGCGTGTTATCCTTTATGGCTGATACACAAACGACTGACACTGAGCCGAGCGTTCGCCGTGCTTTTATTCAGATGGTCAAAGTTCATACATATAGAGGTGCACCCTTGTCACCATCGCGGTTTGACATTTCTCCTGTCATTTGACGCTTCTATGAACAGTACATTCATGCCAACATACATATGTCAACACTCCTCCTCATGAATCTAATGTTCATTCCGTTACTAACTTGCTAATACCGAGTCCTATCGAGAGTTCTTTAATCTTTTGTGCCCCTAGTGGTTTGGTTAATATGTCGGCTAGCATTGCTTCAGAAGCACAATACTTTAATTCGATAACTTTCGTGTTACAAAGATCTCTAGTATAATGATATTTCATATCTATGTGCTTTGACTTTCTCTTTTCATGACCTGACAAAGTAAATTCAATGCACGCACGATTATCTTCGTTAA
This window harbors:
- the LOC131286292 gene encoding ADP-ribosylation factor-like protein 1, producing MGGLFSYFRGLLGSREMRILILGLDGAGKTTILYRLQVGEVVTTIPTIGFNVEQVTYKNLKFQVWDLGGQTSIRPYWRCYYSNTDAIIYVVDSADKDRIGISKDELLYMLREDELAGAILVVLANKQDMEGCMSVAEVHQALGLEALKNRTFQIFKTSATKGEGLDQAMDWLSNALQARK